TGAAACTCTTGTCGTAGAACCTGATCTCAGACATGATGTTTCTCAGGAGCGACACCTGGTCCGATGTGTCGTAGATGGTGAAGTCCTTTCTGTAACCGATGTGCTCTATCTCGCGTCTTAATATCCTGAGGCACAGGGAATGAAATGTAGAGATGACCGGCGAGCCGTTCCCGCCCTTTAACATGGTCTTTACCCTTCCTTTCATTTCCCGCGCGGCCTTGTTGGTAAAGGTGACCGCAAGGACAGACCCCGCGCTGACACCGGTGTGTATCAGGTACGCGGTCCTCATAGTTATGACCCTCGTCTTTCCAGATCCTGCCCCGGCGAGGATGAGAAGCGGGCCGTCCGTGTGCAGCACCGCTTCCTTCTGCCTTGGATTAAGGCGCGAAATTTCTCTGAATATATCCATTGATGTTTTTTCCTCTCAGATATTCGTGAAAACAATGCGCACGCCTGTACTTTACAGTCACAGGGGCGCTGATCAGCGGAAGGGGAAAGCTTAATATTCCCTACAATCTTTTATGATTGATTTCGAATGAGCAGCCTGGGCCCATCTTTAAAAAGAATTTCCATTTTGTTGTCATGAATTACAGATGATATTATCCCGATCCCGAATGAAGGATGGCTTACTACCTCATCTTTTTTAAAATTTTCTTTCATGCTGTATTGCCTGGCGCTGGAAAGGTCACCGCCCGTTAGCCGGGTCAGCAAATCGTTGTAGTTTGCTTCCAGTACCCTGATTTTCCGTACAGGGCTTTTCAATTTTGTCAGGAGCTTCTCAGACGGTTTAACGCGAAAGTTGTGTTCCCCGTTGCAAGTATTGCATTTGACCCTGTCAGGAACATTTTCAACCATTACAATAATCGTATGGCCTAATTCCAGTTTGCATTTTGTGCACCATGCTTCAATATATCCGCCTGCTGAATAGTTCATATTTTCATCCTTTGAAATTTGATTTTGTCATTAACCTGAAAAATTAATGTGCTACTATATTAACTTAAATCTCTGTAAATCACCTGCCTGTGATATAATTGCCGGAGGCAATTTTCAATGGACACCATCGAAAAACTCAAAGTGCTCTCCGAAGATTCGCAGTACGACCTGGCCTGCGCCTGCGGCACGCGCAATGACGACCACCGCAAGAGGGGACAGGACGGCAAATGGCTCTACCCCGTAGCGCTTCCGCAGGGAGGCTATTCAGTTTTACTTAAGACCCTGCTCTCAAACGCATGTTCAAACGACTGCAAATACTGCCCTCTGCGCTCGGAAACCGACGTCCGCCGCTGTACGCTCCGGCCAGAGGAGGTCGCCGCTTTATTCATGGAATACGTCAGAAGGAAAAAGGTGTTCGGCCTGTTCCTGAGCTCCGCTGTCATAATGAACGCGGACCATACAATGGACAAGATCAACGCGGTGGCGCGTCTCCTCAGATATAAACATAATTTCAGGGGATATATTCATTTAAAAATCATACCGGGGGCTTCTGACGCTGCGATTGAGGATTCACTTTCACTGGCAAGCGCCGTGTCGCTCAATATAGAGACTCCCGGCAAAAAACACTTCGATATGCTTTCAAAGAAAAAGGATTACATGAATGATATTATCCGGCCCATTAAATTGATGGGCAGGCTCACTGACAGGGGCAACAGGTTTTCAAGGGTCAAGTGCACAACCCAGTTCCTTGTCGGCGCCTCTGATGAGACAGACTCGGAGATCATAAATTACACCTTCGGTTTTTATAAACGCCTGAATTTCAAAAGGGTGTATTTCTCAGCCTATCAGAAAGGCCTTGGCAATCCTGATATACCCGGGGAGAGGCAATTGTCGTCTGTACCAGAAAAACCCTTTGTCCGGGAGCACCGTTTGTACCAGGTTGATTTTCTCATCCGCAAATACGGTTTTAATAAGGACGACATTCTCCTTGATAAGAACGGCAATCTGAGTCTGGACAAAGACCCAAAACAGGTCTGGGCGGACAACCATCCTGATTTTTTCCCGGTCAATATCAACAAAGCGGACAGAGAGGTGCTGCTGAGGGTGCCCGGTCTGGGGCCTGATACTGCCGATAAAATACTCAAAATGAGGCGTGAGAGTAAGATCACCTGCCTTGATGATGTGAGCATAAAAGGGAAAAGACTCAAAAATATAAAAGGTTACGTGATATTCAAATAATAATTTTCTTATTATGATTTTACATATTGCCATATCTATAAGATTTGTGTATTATAACTACAGGATGCTGACTAAAAGTTTAGAAGGTTATTCCCTGCCTATGCTAAGAGCCCAACCTTTTAACTTCAGCCATGTCCCCTCATGAGTCAGCATCCTACTTTTCCCCTCTTCTAAAAATCATCTCCTTATAATAATTTTGTCATTGAAGAATCTTGACCTTGTGATAAAATTTGATTAGCATATCTACCTTTAAAATGAACATGAGAATTTATCTGAACATAAATAACAGGCCGGGGTTGAAAAATTATTTAATAGTGTTCTTCTTTATTATCTGCCTGTTCCCGGTAAATGCTTCCGCGCTGATAGGCATAAAGGAAGGGGACGCGCCTAAGGAAATCAACCTCAATGATTTAAACGGCCAGCCGGTTGATATTACAGGGCTGTTCGGCAAAAAACCCGTTATCATTATTTTCTGGGAGCTGGTCAGCGACAAGTCCTTTCTTGATTATTCCATGGATGAGCTGCGCTTCCTGAATGATTATTATGAAAAATACCGTGACAGGCAGGGGCTTGAGATATTCGGTATTTATACGCCTGTCGAACAGGGCGACATTACGGAAAGCGAGCTTGCCGAAGTGAGGAATTTGATAAAGTCTAACAAAATAAATTTCCCCATACTGATCGACAACGGCTTTAAAGTGTTCAGGGATTACGGGGTGATCGCGCTCCCGTCAACCATCATGGTCGGCAGGAACGGAAAGATCGAATTTATTTATCCGAGCTTCCCTATTTCAGCGCAGGCTGTGTTTTCGGAAAAGATCCCCGAGTTGACCGGTACGCAGGCCGCCCGCAAAAAAGAAGATGTCAAAATAAAGGGACCTGATTCTCAGGCAAGCAGGCTCTACCACTACGCGCTCCAGATGTATAAAAGAGGTCTGCTGGAGCAGGCGGTCTCGCCGCTGAAGAAGTCCCTGTCCCTGGATACTGAAAATGCGTGGTCTCACAATCTCATGGGGATAGTGCTCTGGGCAAGAGGGAATTTCGACGGGGCAGTTGCGGAGTTTAACCGCGCCCTTGAGCTGGACATCAACAACAACGCGGCACATTTCAATTACGGCTTGATGCTTTTTGAGAATGATAAATATGGAGACGCTGAAAAACATTTCAAGACCGCCCTGGCCCTAAATGATAATTTTGCGGAGGCGCACTATATTTTAGGCATGCTTTATAAGATAACAAACAGGCACAACGATGCGTTGAAGGAACTTCAAACGTCCTTTGCCCTTTTAGAGAAGAAAAAGTCAGCTCCGGTATTTCTTGAATCATCGGCTTATCAAAGGATATCCACACTGTTTGCACTGTCTGAACTGTACGCTCAAAGCGGAGACCAGAAAGCGTGTCTGGAACTACTTCATAAAGCGGCCCAGACCGCGCTCGGCATCGACAGCAAAACAGACAAAGAACATCTCTACCGGAGCAAAGACCTGATGGTTTATGAATAAAGGGCAGAAGACAGAAGGCAGAGGACAGAAGACAGAGGACAGAGGACAGAAGACAGATATCCGCCATTTATCTCTCAGCTTTATTATTATTCTGCTTGTTTTTCTCGCCCACTTCTCAGACGCGTACCCCTTCACCACTTCAAAGGAATTTCTGGCGCATGTCAAAGGGGAAAAGGGCTGCGCTACTCAGCAGTGTCATCAGCAATTCATGAAAGGCGTGAAAAAGTTTGGGCATGACCCTTCAAGCTCAGGAGAATGCGGTTCATGCCATAATGCAGAGGCATATCCGAACAGATACGGCCTTGAATTAAACCAAAGCGTCAGTTGCACCGCTTGCCATAAAAAAGTGGAGCATGACATCCAGGCAGATCAGTTTGTCCACGGGCCCATAAAGAACGGCGACTGCACCTCCTGCCATGACCCGCACGGCTCGGACACGCCGTTCATACTTAAAAAACCATATAGCCAATTGTGTTCGACATGCCACAGCCTGAAAGGGCTTTACGCCGGCAGCTTCATTCATAAGCCGGTTGAAGACGGCAACTGCGGGATATGCCACGCGCCTCATTCATCAAATTATAAATCCAGGCTCAGAGATACCGGCGCCAACCTCTGCCTGTCATGCCACGAAGATATAATGTCCGGCATGACAAAGGAATACGTCCACGCCCCTTTGATAAAGAACGGGTGTATTGATTGTCATGACCCGCATTCTGGAAATGACAAGTCACGTCTGAAAAGCGCTCCAAACAGGATATGCTTTAATTGCCACGAAGAGAAAAAGACAGAGATGGACCAGTACACCAAAAAACATAAACCCGCATTTGAGGGACAGTGCACTGCCTGCCATTCACCCCATTTTTCGGAAAGGAAATATCTGCTCACCGGCGAGATCGACACCCTCTGCTACACATGCCACAAAGACAACAGCGTGTGGAAGAAGAGGCAGTTTCAGCACGGCCCCGTAATGCAGGGCAATTGCGCCGCCTGCCATAACTCGCACGGCTCGGACAACGCGTTCATCCTCAGGCTGCCTTTTCCCCACAAATTTTATACTGCTTATGAAAAGGGAAAGTACAGTCTCTGTTTCCTCTGTCACAAAGAGGCGCTCGTGACGACCGGGAAGACGCTGACCATAACGAACTTCAGGAACGGGGACGTCAATCTCCACTGGCTTCATGTCAACCAGGAAAAAGGCCGCACCTGCCGCGCGTGTCATGACATACACGCCTCCGACATTGAGTACCATTTGCGCGATGAATTTATTTTCGGGACTTCAAGCATACCGATCAACTACAGCAAATCTGCAACCGGCGGAAGCTGCGCCCCCGGATGCCATAAAGAGAGAAGATACGACAGGGTAAAAATGGTGGATAATAATAATTAGTAAAATTTTCTCACTATCTTTTTTTAAATTTTGTTATAATCTATTTCAAATAAATTTGAGGGTGATAGTTCAATGGAAAAAAGACGCGCCAAAAGACTGACTGATAACCTGGACGCCGAGATCCTCGCGGGGAACACAACCTATTCCGGGATCATCATGAACCTCTCGGAAAGCGGTTTATACATGGTGACCGCCACCTCAAATAAAGTTGTGGACATCTCCACTGATTCTACTATCGAGCTTAATTGCAAACTCCCCTCAGGAGAGACGTTGAAAATGAAATGCGAGGTGAAGTGGTTCCAGACAAAAACTTCTCCCCACGGTGCGTCTTTCAGCATGGGAATGGAAATCCTGAATCCACCCGCAAATTACAAGAAATTCATAAAGTCTCTCCGCTAAGTAACACCTTTTGCCTTCCATCCAATTCCACACTAAGATATTTTGGGCTGAAATGAAAGCCTGCTGCAGAACAGTAGCTGGTAGTTAGTAGACAGTAGATAGGGTTTCCCCAACTAATTACTGCTGACTACTGACTACCTTTTCAAGGTGTCGTAAGAAATTCTTCCACAAACTTACATTTCTGCAACCATTGAGAACGGGATTACCATGAACAATGTGGCTTAAAGTTACTCCTTAACTTTGCCGAATAAGAATTAGAAATGTTTACAGATCTCGATAAGATAGTACAAAGCGGGGTGGATTATTCCCGTAATAATCCGGCAGCGGCAATAATTATAATTGTAGTGGTCATCTATCTGATTTTCAGAAGGCCCAAATTTTTCTTTTCCGTCATGTTCATAGTCCTTTGCACGTTCGGCTTGCTGAAGATACTGTCTAAACTTTCAATGCTCGGATTGGAGCATAATAAAATACCGTTCATTGAATAGCTTCATTTTCTCCTGTACCGCCACTTCTCTATTTCTACCGCGAAGAAAACTACTGATGACAATAAGAGCGTAAAAGCCAGCTCACTCAGCGTCAAGGGCTCTGTTTTGAATACAGGGTTCAATGCAGGGACATAAATGGTTGCCATTTGCAAGGCGAAGGTCAGCACAAAGGCAGCAAATAGAGGTTTATTTGATAACGGGCCCAGAATGAAAAGGGATTCCTTCTCCGACCTTATTGCAAGAACATGCCCCATCTGGCTCAAACAGAGCACTGTGAATACCATAGTCTGCCAATGGGCATGGCCTGTCCTGATAGACCACGCCTGAGTGAAAAGCGACACCGCGCCCATCAACAGGCCCACCCAGACAATATGAATTCCGAGACCGTGCGCGAAGATGCTCTCCTTTGGATGCCTCGGCGGCCTGCTCATAATGTCTTTCTCCGCAGGTTCTGCGGCAAGGGCAAGTCCCGGGACCCCGTCGGTGACCAGGTTTATCCAGAGTATATGAATAGGAAGCAGTGGTATGGGGAGACCGAAGAACGGCGCAAGGAATATCGTCCATATCTCGCCGGAGTTGCTCGTCATGGTGTATTTGATGAACTTCCTTATGTTGTCGAAAATCCTCCTGCCTTCTTTCACTGCCTTCACTATGGTGGCGAAGTTGTCGTCGAGAAGGACCATGTGGGATGCCTCTTTTGCCACGTCTGTTCCTGTAATGCCCATGGCGACCCCGATGTCCGCCCTCTTCAGCGCAGGCGCGTCATTGACCCCGTCGCCTGTCATGGCGGCAAATTCCCCCCTGTCCTGGAGCGCCTTTACTATCTTTATCTTTTGCTCCGGAGCAACCCTTGCGTATACCCTGATACGGCCGACCCTCTCCTCAAACTCCTCCTGCGATAATTTCTCAAGCTCCCTTCCCGTGATTACAGCCTTTGAGTCATCCTCGAGGATGCCCAGTCTTTTGGCTATGGCCTTTGCCGTCAGTGGATGGTCGCCGGTTATCATAACAGGCTTGATCCCTGCTGCCCTGCACATCGATACAGCCTCTTTTGCCTCTTCTCTCGGAGGGTCCATCATGCCGACAAGGCCTATCATGGTCAATCCCTTTTCCACGTTTTCAGGGGTGATCTCAGCAGGCAGATCGTCCCATGTCTTCATTGCCATGCCAAGGACCCTCAGCCCATCAGCAGCCATACGTTCGCTGACCCTGAGAATTTCTTCTCTATTTATTATTTTTAAACCATCAGACGTTAAGACGTTGTCCGATTTATCAATCAAGACATCCACAGCGCCCTTGGTAAAAGAGAGAAACCGGGGGTTAGGGATTGGTGCTTCTAAACTAATCCCTGACACCTGACCCCTAACCCCTGCCTTGTGAAATGTTGTCATGCACTTTCTCTCGGAGTCAAAGGGTATTTCCGCTGCGCGCGTGAACTTCTCTTCAAGCTCCTGTTTGATGAAACCGTTTTTAAAAGCAATATCAAAAAGCGCGGTCTCCGTGGGGTCTCCTATCAGCTTACCGTCCTTATCCAGAACCGAGTCATTACTGAGGGCAAGGGCGGTGAAAAGAAGGGATTGGGGATTGGGGATTGGGGATTGGTTTTCTTTACTGACCCCTGACCCCTGACCCCTAACCCCCACAATTTCATTGTTCACATACATCTCTTCAACCGTCATTTTATTAAGAGTGAGCGTGCCTGTTTTGTCAGAGCATATGAAAGTCACTGAGCCCAGGGTCTCAACGGCAGGGAGTTTTCTTATGAGGGCGTTTTGTTTTACCAGCTTCTTTGCGCCTAACGCTAATGCGATGGTTACTACTGCGGGAAGTGCCTCTGGAATGGCAGCTACGGCAAGCGAGATGGCAGTCAAAAGCATAAGCAGCGGCGGTTCATTTCTTATGACCCCTATGGTGAAAACTGTGGCGCATATTGCAAGGACGGCAAAGGCAAGCCTCTGCCCGAAAGTCGTAAGCCTTTTCTGAAGCGGCGTCTTTACTTCTTCCTCCTCCTGCAGCATGTTGGCAATCTTGCCCAGCTCTGTATCCATGCCCGTTGCCGCAACGAGGCCGGTCCCCCGCCCGTAGGTGACAACCGTGCCTTTGTACGCCATGTTCTTCCTGTCGCCAAGCGGCAGGAACGCATCGTGTAATTCGTGCGTGTGCTTTTCAACAGGGGCCGATTCACCGGTTAGCGCGGCTTCTTCAACCTGAAGCCTGGCTGTCTCGATCAGTCTCATGTCGGCAGGCACGATCTTTCCGGCTTCAAGGACCACGACATCCCCTGGAACGAGCGCGGAGGCTGACACGGTTTCGGGTATGCCGTTCCGTATCACTGTTGCGGAAGGGGCAGTCATTGTCTTAAGGGCCGCCATCGCTTTTTCAGCCCTGTATTCCTGTATGAATCCGATGGCCGCATTGAGTACGACAATTACAATTATTGCAATTGTATCCGACAACTCGCCGATAAATCCTGAAATGACTGCGGCAGCTATGAGGACAAGGATCATGAAGTCCCTGAACTGGTCAAGGAACATCATGAAAGGGGTCTTCTTCTTTTTCTCTTTTAATTCATTTGGGCCGTATTCTCCGAGACGCCTGACAGCTTCTTCTGATGAAAGGCCCTGTGCGGATGACCTCAGTTCTTCGATAGCAGAAGTTATATTTTTTTGATGCCAGTGCATTATCTATTTTGCCATCCTCTTTAAAATCTGCTCAAGTCTTTTGATCTCCTCTCCATAGCCTCCCCAGTTTCCCTGCCTCTGCAGTTCAATGGCTTTTTCAAATACCTTCATAGCTTCTTTTGCAAGGTCTGTGCTTGTTGTCTTAACATCTACAACCGTCCCGCCGGCCTTTGCGGCAATTGTTTTCATTGTACCGAATAATCTCTGGAGGGCGATATCGAGATTTTCTTCCATGACCACATTGTTCTCATAGGCGACGATGACCCTTCTCAGTTCAGGCAGACCCGCTTTATCGGCAGCCGCAAGGTAAAGGGGCTGGACATATAAGAGGGAGCGTTCTATCGGGATTACGAGGAGGCTGCCCCTTATGACCTCTGAGCCGCTTTGCCCCCAGAGGGTAAGCTGCTGGGATATGTAGGCGTCCTGGTTTATCCTTGCATCCACCTGTTTCGGTCCAAAGATAAGCCTGTCTCTCGGAAAGGTATAGACAAGCAGTTTCCCGTAATTCGGCTCATCACACCGCGCAGCAAGCCACGCGACGAGGTTGTCCCTTTTTGCGGGGTTATACGGCAGAAGCAGGATGTAATCTTCCTTCTTTTCTCCCGGGAGCTTCATTATTGTGTAGTACGGCTCCATGAGCTTTTCCCCGAAGGCGGGGACCTCCCACAGGTTCTCCTTATTATAAAAAATCTTCGGGTCTGTCATGTGGTAAGAGGCGAACATGGAGGCCTGCACCTGAAGAAGCCAGTTCGGATACCGGATATGCCGCCTCAAATCATCAGGCATCTCTTTAAGGGGCTTGAACATGTCAGGGAATATCTTTGAATAGACTTTTATGACAATATCGGAAGGGTCGCTCACATAAAAATTCATAGAGCCGTTATAGGCGTCGACCACAACCTTTACGGAATTCCTTACGTAGTTGACCCTGCCTGACGGCTTTGAATAAGGCATCCTGTTTGATACAGTATATGCGTCCACGATCCAGAAAAGTCTTCCATCCCCCGATATGACGGAATAAGGGTCACGATCAAAAAGCAGAAAGGGCGCTGTCTTGCCGATCCTTTCCAGGACGTTTCTATAATATAAGACCTTGCTCTCCCCCGTGATGTCCGAGGACAGCAGTATCTTCTCAGTCTTGAATTTCAGCGCGAATAAAGCCCTTTTAAGCAGGGAGTCCAGCCTGACGCCTCCGCTGCCGGCATAAGTCGTATATACATTACTTTCAGTTGTCGGATAGCTGAACTCAGGCACCTTTGTTTTCACTATTACATAATCGTTGGAGAGTTCGCCGTAATATATCTCCGGCCGGGTGACCTTGAGGTCCACACGGCTGACCGGGGGAATGTCCTTTATTATGAACTCGGGAAGGCCTTCTTTGGTAATCCTGCTTACGGGTCCCAGCGTTATGCCGTTCCCATGGGTAAATATCAGCCTCTCGTTTATCCAGTTCCTGCTCGGAAGGTCGCTGTATGAGAGTTCCCTCGGAGAAAGCATCACCTGCATATATTCGCCGTCTATTGTATATCTGTCATTATCAACGTCCGCAAATTTATAATAGGTCCTTATCTGCTGTAGCTGGCTGTAGGTCCTGAGAAGCGGGCTGTGGTCCCATAATCTTATATTTTTTATAGTGGCGTCATTTGCTTCTATGTCCCTGACCGTCAGATTATAATCAACATCAAAGGGTATCACCTCGATCCTCTCAAGGTCGTAGCCCAGCCTTGTGAATTTTATGCTGTGTTCTATAAACGGCGTCTCAAGCACCAGTTCATTCGGCGCTACCTTGAATTTCTGCAGTAAGGACGGATATGCCACAATCCCGATGAGATACACTGCCAGGACCAGGACCGGAGGGACAAATGTCAGTTTGCCTGAGCCTCTCAATATCCCAGCCATGAAGACAATGCCTGCTGCCGGGGTGATGAATATCAGTATCCTGTAAAAAAAGAGTTTCGCGTAAATGTCAGTATACCCTGCGCCGGAGACAACGCCATGGTCCGAGAACAGAAGCCTGAATGTATCGAGATAAAAGCCGAAGCCGGTATTAAGGATGAACAACCCTGCCAGGACCCCGATATGCTTCTTCACTCCCGCGTCTATGGAAACGCCTCTCTCAGTTACAAGGATGCCGCCTCTTAAAAAATAGTTTGCAGCCGTCAATATCATCGTTAATGCCAGAGTAAAACCTGCAAAGCCCTTTACCGTCTCTACAAAGGGAAGCCTGAACAGATAAAAGCCGATGTCTTTGGCTAATATGGGGTCTGCCGTTCCCATGTCCAGACTGTTCTTGAAGAGCAGGAACTCTTCCCATCTTAACGCGCCCCACTGCCCTGCAAAGACAGCCATAACAATCCCTGCAATTACAGTAAGGGGTTTGATAAACCTTTCCAAACCGCTCGCTCTTAATATGTGGAGGACCCCGTCACTTGTATATATTTCTCTTTGAAGGAAACCAATCCTGTTGGCGATGATTATATTCGCCAGAGCAAATAACAAAAATGCTGTGCCGAAGAAAATAAATGTGCTGATCCTGGTAAAGAGCGTCTTTAAAAAGACCGCCGCATACCCGGTTTCCGCAAAAAAGAGCCAGTCAACATACAGGTTCAGTAAGCCCAGAAGAAGCGGCATTACCAGAAAGATGGTCCCGAACACAATCAAGTAACTTATTTTGTTTTTATTCACAGTATCCCCCGTTCAAACGGTTATTAATACTAAATTGATGTTAATAAAAAACCTTTACCACGAATGCATATTACATGCAACCGTGATAAAGGTCTTGCTTGTTAGTTTTTACCTAACCAGCGGTACCGGCCTGCCTAAGGCAGACGTGCTGACGATAGCCGCTGATCCAGCTACTCCCCTTTACCCGTGTAGTTATAGCTGAATATAATGAATATGTCAACCCTGCCCCAACCGGTGTTTTTAACCTTGATACCGTGATACTATATTCCTGTAACGATTGACCGGAAGATAGACTTCTTCTGACAATTTTTATATATTGAAAATATTTCGTCAAAACGCAAAAAATGATATCATGAACATAACAGTGGGAGACATAACTGTAAAATTGAAATCCCCGGCTGAATTAATTATGAGTTTTACATGAGAAGATTATTCATATTCTTAAACAACATTGTTTTCCTGCTCATCGCCCTGTTTTTGTTCCGCCTGACCTTTTTTCTCAAATACAGTGATATAACAGGGGTAAGCATTAAAGACGTGCTCCTTGCTTTCTGTGTGGGGCTGAGGTTTGATCTCGCAACAGCGGGTTATATCCTGACGCCGGTCACGCTCCTGTTTTTTATTCCGTTCATCTCGGAGCGGGAGAAATATCTTAAAATAACGTCACTGCTTTCCCTGATCTGGCTGGACCTGATAATTATCTTTCTCTTTGTGGACCTGAATTATTACCAGTTCTCACAGAGGCATTTGACGTTTGAGATCTCCAACACCATGGGGGATATCCCTTCCATCGTGAAGTCCGGTTTCAGGGAATACCTTCCTGAAATGCTGTCCCTGTTCTTCTTCATGACCGTTTATTCCTATAGTTATTTAATTGCAATAAAAAAGATATTCACAAGAATACCCGCCGGTCAGCCGCGCTTATTAAAAAACATTTGCGTGTATGCGGTCGTTCTGTTGATTGTCGGGTCATCAACAGTCGTGATGGCGCGGGGCGGCATCCAGAGGCTGCCGCTGAATTTAAGTGACGCATACGTAGGCAACTCTTCTTATCTGGGAAATCTTGCGCTCAATGGCGCGTATACGTCTTTGAGGACCCTGTACAGTTTACAGTTCAAGGATAAGCTGTGGTGGGACATTCAGTATTATCCTTTTGAAGATGCGGTGGAAAAAGGACAGGAGATGATGATATCCCCTGAGAGAGAGGAGCTGCTTTCTCCCGGCTACCCCGTTTACAGGCATTACAGGTATAACGCCGGAGAATTCAAGCCGTTGAACGTAGTAATTTTTATGATGGAGAGCTGGACGGCTAAATATATCGGCGCGTTCGGGGGCAAAGAAGATGCGGCCCCGTATTTCAGCAGCCTGTGCAAGGACGGGGTCCTGTTGGAAAATTTCTTTGCAAACGGGCAGCGTTCCGCGGAAGGCATATCCGCTGCCTTAGCATCTATTCCCGTATGGGGAGGGATGATTGTCCCGATCAATCCCTCTCTCTCCCAGATGCCAGTTCAATTTCTACCGTCCATTCTGCTGGATGAGGGATATAACACGATCTATATTCATGGAGGGAAAAAGGACTCATTAGGGCTGGCAGGTTTCATTAAGCAGGCAGGGTTCACAACACATATAGCGAAAGAAGATATTGAAAAGGCCGGCGGCAGGGATGACGGGTTTTGGGGTATTTATGACGAGGACACCTTCATGTATGCGCAGAAAATGTTCGAGGAACAAAAACAGCCCTTTTTCTCCGTCATATATTCGTTAAGCAGCCACACGCCTTACAAAGTGCCGGAGGACAAATTTAAATTTTACGGCAAAGACGTCCCTCACAGTGATTTTCTAAACTCCCTGAGATACTCCGATTACGCTCTTTCCATGTTTTTTGAGAAGGCGAAGAATTCAGACTATTTCAAAAACACTATCTTTGTCATAGTGGCTGACCACGCCGAAGGAAATTCCTCGCACGATAATCTTTTCGAGTCGTTTCATATCCCTGGTTTAATATACGCCCCGTTTCAGCTCAAGCCCGCCGTCATAAAAAAACCTGTGACCCAGGCTGACCTGACTCCCACGATCCTCGATATCCTGCACAGCTCAAAACCTCATGCCTCAATCGGTATATCCGCATTTGATGAAAATAAAAGCGGCATTGGTCTTCTTGCTCTTGGCGATTTAATGGTCTTTGTAAAAGACGACTGGCTGCTGCTTTCCTCGGTCAATGATCCGAAAGGATTATTCAATTACAAAAAAAATCCCGCTGAGGACCTGTCAGCAGGCGATCCGCCCAAGTTGAATGAGATGGACCAGGAGCTTCA
This window of the Nitrospirota bacterium genome carries:
- a CDS encoding cation-translocating P-type ATPase — translated: MHWHQKNITSAIEELRSSAQGLSSEEAVRRLGEYGPNELKEKKKKTPFMMFLDQFRDFMILVLIAAAVISGFIGELSDTIAIIVIVVLNAAIGFIQEYRAEKAMAALKTMTAPSATVIRNGIPETVSASALVPGDVVVLEAGKIVPADMRLIETARLQVEEAALTGESAPVEKHTHELHDAFLPLGDRKNMAYKGTVVTYGRGTGLVAATGMDTELGKIANMLQEEEEVKTPLQKRLTTFGQRLAFAVLAICATVFTIGVIRNEPPLLMLLTAISLAVAAIPEALPAVVTIALALGAKKLVKQNALIRKLPAVETLGSVTFICSDKTGTLTLNKMTVEEMYVNNEIVGVRGQGSGVSKENQSPIPNPQSLLFTALALSNDSVLDKDGKLIGDPTETALFDIAFKNGFIKQELEEKFTRAAEIPFDSERKCMTTFHKAGVRGQVSGISLEAPIPNPRFLSFTKGAVDVLIDKSDNVLTSDGLKIINREEILRVSERMAADGLRVLGMAMKTWDDLPAEITPENVEKGLTMIGLVGMMDPPREEAKEAVSMCRAAGIKPVMITGDHPLTAKAIAKRLGILEDDSKAVITGRELEKLSQEEFEERVGRIRVYARVAPEQKIKIVKALQDRGEFAAMTGDGVNDAPALKRADIGVAMGITGTDVAKEASHMVLLDDNFATIVKAVKEGRRIFDNIRKFIKYTMTSNSGEIWTIFLAPFFGLPIPLLPIHILWINLVTDGVPGLALAAEPAEKDIMSRPPRHPKESIFAHGLGIHIVWVGLLMGAVSLFTQAWSIRTGHAHWQTMVFTVLCLSQMGHVLAIRSEKESLFILGPLSNKPLFAAFVLTFALQMATIYVPALNPVFKTEPLTLSELAFTLLLSSVVFFAVEIEKWRYRRK
- a CDS encoding tetratricopeptide repeat protein, whose product is MNMRIYLNINNRPGLKNYLIVFFFIICLFPVNASALIGIKEGDAPKEINLNDLNGQPVDITGLFGKKPVIIIFWELVSDKSFLDYSMDELRFLNDYYEKYRDRQGLEIFGIYTPVEQGDITESELAEVRNLIKSNKINFPILIDNGFKVFRDYGVIALPSTIMVGRNGKIEFIYPSFPISAQAVFSEKIPELTGTQAARKKEDVKIKGPDSQASRLYHYALQMYKRGLLEQAVSPLKKSLSLDTENAWSHNLMGIVLWARGNFDGAVAEFNRALELDINNNAAHFNYGLMLFENDKYGDAEKHFKTALALNDNFAEAHYILGMLYKITNRHNDALKELQTSFALLEKKKSAPVFLESSAYQRISTLFALSELYAQSGDQKACLELLHKAAQTALGIDSKTDKEHLYRSKDLMVYE
- a CDS encoding radical SAM protein; the protein is MDTIEKLKVLSEDSQYDLACACGTRNDDHRKRGQDGKWLYPVALPQGGYSVLLKTLLSNACSNDCKYCPLRSETDVRRCTLRPEEVAALFMEYVRRKKVFGLFLSSAVIMNADHTMDKINAVARLLRYKHNFRGYIHLKIIPGASDAAIEDSLSLASAVSLNIETPGKKHFDMLSKKKDYMNDIIRPIKLMGRLTDRGNRFSRVKCTTQFLVGASDETDSEIINYTFGFYKRLNFKRVYFSAYQKGLGNPDIPGERQLSSVPEKPFVREHRLYQVDFLIRKYGFNKDDILLDKNGNLSLDKDPKQVWADNHPDFFPVNINKADREVLLRVPGLGPDTADKILKMRRESKITCLDDVSIKGKRLKNIKGYVIFK
- a CDS encoding cytochrome C → MNKGQKTEGRGQKTEDRGQKTDIRHLSLSFIIILLVFLAHFSDAYPFTTSKEFLAHVKGEKGCATQQCHQQFMKGVKKFGHDPSSSGECGSCHNAEAYPNRYGLELNQSVSCTACHKKVEHDIQADQFVHGPIKNGDCTSCHDPHGSDTPFILKKPYSQLCSTCHSLKGLYAGSFIHKPVEDGNCGICHAPHSSNYKSRLRDTGANLCLSCHEDIMSGMTKEYVHAPLIKNGCIDCHDPHSGNDKSRLKSAPNRICFNCHEEKKTEMDQYTKKHKPAFEGQCTACHSPHFSERKYLLTGEIDTLCYTCHKDNSVWKKRQFQHGPVMQGNCAACHNSHGSDNAFILRLPFPHKFYTAYEKGKYSLCFLCHKEALVTTGKTLTITNFRNGDVNLHWLHVNQEKGRTCRACHDIHASDIEYHLRDEFIFGTSSIPINYSKSATGGSCAPGCHKERRYDRVKMVDNNN
- a CDS encoding PilZ domain-containing protein — translated: MEKRRAKRLTDNLDAEILAGNTTYSGIIMNLSESGLYMVTATSNKVVDISTDSTIELNCKLPSGETLKMKCEVKWFQTKTSPHGASFSMGMEILNPPANYKKFIKSLR